The genomic region GAGATTTTGAATGAAggattttaaaatctatagATTTAGTTTAAATTCATTGTTTGacaagtaaaaatatattttctataaatttttaaaaagtctcTTGtctatcaaaaaaatttctcaTTTCTAAGGATTCTAATTTCCCATCTAGTAAGTAGGAAAGTCTAAAATCtaccatttaaaaaaataatatattgttatattattattttttatttcaatattgtccctaataaatttattttatttcaaaactttcttaatttttatatccaaacaataaaattttaaaaatccataaattCCAAAAAATTTCAACCCAAATGATACCATAATCAATTATTATGTGAATACACAAATATCATAGATcccttaattaataaaaaaaaacacgCATTTTTCATATTGTTTGAGCATTAATAATATGTGTTTAAAAACCATATGCTAATAGGGCGGCAGCAAAGCTTCcactataaatattatagtgatattaatttttattttttgaattataaataagagagaggagatTCGAACTTGAAATTTTGTGATATATACGTTTACCgtcaaattaaaaatgtgAGTGAACGATAATATTGATATTCTCCCTGAAGTAGATCAATTTACACTAGTAGAAATAGTAGCACAAATCATCAGCTGAGTAGACCTAGTAAAGAAAGTTGTAAattaaacaagaaattaatagtGAAAGCATGAAAGCAAGATGCTTTCTTTCAGGTGCACGAACTTCCTATTAATTGAATATTACCAAACCTATTAATTTGTCATAAAATAACTATGATCTTCATTTAAAGCGAGCCTTATCGCAGAAGAATTTcttgtccttttttttttttttttctaaaataaaaagcccACATCTATAAAACTAGAAAATTAGGTTTGATAAACTAAAAAGCCCATAACGTAAGTTGCACGTCAATTTTACTTTCATCAAAACGATTCCATTAGAGACTTAgaacataaattattcaacatagatttatgatttttcagaattaataatttatacgaatgaaagaattagtaagAAGAGGGGTaggtaattatttttaaatttgatttaatatttacagatttaatatatttattaaaattgtaGGATTTAAATGAATgttattgaaagaaatttgattaaaaagaataaatattaaatttcaaatattgtttgtattaaaaatatatacatatatatatatatgtatagtCGTGCATATACACCCTTACGTGACATATCAGCCGGTGCCAATAAAAGGGGCTGAGTTATTGAATTGCCATATCAAAACCGCCCCTTTCTAGAAGAAGGATAACATAAGGTCCCTTCAACGGCCTACGCGCACCCCCTTTTCCACACTCTTCCCGCTTTTCCAAACCGGCACGCATTTCAAGATCTTGTCTTCATCCGAATAAGTCACTCTCCTTTAAGCGCGTGTGCACATAATATGTAGCTTTTGCAGTTGTGTAATTTAGTTATTGGATTAGCAGCAACtatactctttttctttttttatgtatttttattaaattataaataattaattttttatttcaatttattttaaagtatatgttttttaataatttttaattttactctattatttaatttttaataaataacaaaaatataatatatatatatatatatataaaatataattttaaaataataataataataatgtaaacaatataattttgaaataataataaaaataatgataatatgtATGTTTAAGAGTCAAATTTTAGAAGGATACGACTCTCAAAAGTTTTAGAGAATAAaggtttttaaaattttgagtttaataGAGAATAGATAGTTTTAAAGACCTATATttcaataaactaaattaaataagatattagtgacttataaaattaatctttttctaaatttttactaaatttatagatatattatGTTTAAAACTGTCATATATAAGGGTGTTTGTTGATCTCAAggtttcatatatatttttgatgatataaaatattattatcactaACAATCTTGTTTAGTATTATTGTTCTTGATTGATAACTATTGATGCatataaatgaaaaggaaGGCATAAATGTGAAGATGGACTTAAGAGTCCAGGACTTGAATACTTGAGTTAATATGAAGATCAAGATAAAATCACgaagtaataaatataagaagaaTGGTAGAGCATATAACGGTAATGTAAAGAGTATATGGAGTCAAGAAACTCATATGAATAAGTATGATCTCCATAGAATAAAATCGATTATTGAAGTTTGAAGAATAAACTGTACTACTTGGAAGAGTTTATGAGGGCAAGTACATGAATGGATAGCTACATCAGTCTACTTTTAGgaacaaaaattagaataatttttgaagctagaaaaatgaaattttggaTTTGAGTGAATTATACTCAAGCTGTCATATTAAGGTCAATTAGAACTGGTGATATTATTTCTACAAGAGGAATTCTAATATACCTTTCTGCAGATTTATAGCTCTAGCATTCTAGTTTCACATGGAAAAGGTTTTATATTAATCTGACGTGTATGGAAAGCGCAATGGTCGAAATACTGAAACATGTCCAAACTGTTAAGATTAGATGagcaatataatattttgcttttttgGAGTATGAAGATTGATGATTTTAAAGTTGTTCAAAACTATGATGTTGTATTGGATTGACTAAAGTTTCCAACATAAAAACAGTTTACCGTTTGGAGTTATATGGCTaagatttttagtttttaaatcgTTACACCCGAGACACAAAAGTCTCACTCGTAATTAAAAAGCAGATAATTGATAGAAACATTTAGGGCCAACATTTTCAGCTGTGAAAGTAGTCATTAATAGCCATGAAAAAATCTTTCCAGCCGTAAATAAAGATTCACGCTTGTGAAGAACTTTTTCCTCACAAAGTCTAGTAGCATTCACAGCCAAAGTTCCTAGCTGTGAAACCTGGGTTTCCAACCGTGAACAAAAGTTCCCAGCCGTGAAAGCAGACTTCCCAACCATGAAGAATTGTTCATGGCATAACAggttcaaattttttaaatctgcTTTTCGGGCTAATGCTTTACAGCCGTAAAGAATTGTTCCCACCCGTGAAGTTACGTTTTTAAAGGTTGTTACAATGGCtatatttttgcattttaCAAGGGTATAAGGACTCTATTTCACCtataactatttaaatttcatttctaATGGTTCTAGATCAAGCAAGACATTTACTTGAGCCTCCTACTTGTTATATCTCTCAACaatctttatttcttcatGAAATTCATCTTATATTAAAGATTCAAGCGAGGGTTAAATCTTTGGATAGTTGAGTGATTGATTTCTATATTCAAAACTCAAAAGGTTTAGGCTGAATCACTTGTTATTTGCTCTAGTAACTAAGATTGAAAATCTTAGATTGGGTTAGATTGTGAGCCTTGAGAAAATACTTGGACTAAAGTGTTAGCCATAGAAAACACTTGAATTTGAGCCATTAGAACACTTGTAAAAAGTTTGAGTGTGAGCTTGGAAACACTTGAGTTTAATCTTAAACCTATAAAAGAATCATTGATAGTGAAAATCTCAAGTAAAGCTTGAAAAGTGGATGTAGGCAAGGAGTTGGtcgaaccactataaactATTAAGTTTGATTTCCTCTTCCTTAagctctttttattttatttctgtttattttattggttgcattctcatattagattgtttaattgcttccgctaatattgattttaatactcaaatttttcaaagcaaaatcttttaatttaaattattttttgtaaacAATCAATTCATCTCCTCTTAATTGCTATGAAGTATTTAATGTGTTTAAGGTTTCAAATTATCATAGctctttttgaattttaattttttaaaaatataattattattgtatttaatcatttttttaatcatcatctttactagtattcaattttcttttatttttcttcttatgttGATTAGGGGTTCAAATTAAACACATGTTttaatatgtcaaaaatataaacattcatACTTATAaagacataaataaaataacttaaaatattttaataaaaaaattaaaaaatttctataaaaaatttgatgaaCCGGATAATCAATTATAGCATTATTACGTATCAAAAAGATGTTAGATAATATAGTAATAGTATAActacaataaaaattatagtaatatatatttatttatgaatcaatattataatcgtattttataataagatttattatatttgatatatttaaattacttatttttatttaaatattatatttttaatataaattaaataattaatagagcatatatatcatatattttctattaatattaatttatatataaaatataaatataataattaatataaaaaaatcgacattataataataaagttagCTGATTTTAGTTCTAGTTTGAtctaactaatttttaaaaaataaaaaattaattaaaataattcttttacaaattgaaattgaaactaatGGTTTTGATTCTAGCCGAGTGAAAATCGATAtcaactaaaatttattacgaatcagtttttatttgttttgacCATTATAATtcgatttatttaatttataaatttttcatttgaatactaaaagttaatataaataatataagatatataaaatataaaaaaatttatacttaaattttagctttatgaaaatataaaatatgcaaTAACTGTTTATTatgtaacatatattttttattttccggAATATGCATTGTGTTTACTAcattaccaaaaataaaaaagaaaagagaaaatataattaatcgTACGCGCCGCAGAGTGAGGGTAGGAAAGCCAAACGCAAGTAACGTGTACAGAAAGAACAGCCACATCACCACCTCTACATCAACGTCATCATAATATCTTATCTTCTCTGTCCGGGATATAAATCCATAACtacatttataatttctatttttcttttaaaatttccatattccattatttattttcctaaCCGGAAGCTttccaataatataaaaggCAATATCGCCGCTCCTCTGATTTGATCGCCAAAAATCCAAATCGAAACTCTCTTCTTCgctttcaatttcaaaaaagGGAAAATTATGGACAAGGCGATAAACAGACAGAAAATTCTTCTCGATCACCTCcgtccttcttcttcttcttctttacaTAATTACGACTCTTCTCTTTCTGTAAGTCTTTTCGGATCTCTGTATATTCACTGATTCGCTGCTCTTTACTTGTTGGCtcataataatttcttaagtCTTCTTTATGATTATCGGTTTCAATTTTGCTTCGTGATGCGATTAGTTTTATTTgccttttgattttggtattcacaTGATGGATGATGGATCTGCTATTTTGGCAATGATGACGTGTTACTGTTATTGTACTTACTGGAAATGTGAATTCATAGTTTTAAACTGTTTTGGACATATTTAGAAATGAATTCCATGAAAACTTATATTTGATTCAATATCTCATCTCTGTAATCTCTCTATTAATGGATTGCATAGGCATCAGCTTGTTCAGCAGGCGATAGCGCTGCTTATCAGAGGACTTCAGTTTATGGAGATGATGCTGTGATTGTAGcgtaagttttttttttttttttttttaaaaaaaacattttttttaacacTACATAATGATTTTATTGGTGAATTGAGCTTAAGCTtgtttatgaaatttattcaGAGCACATAGAACTGCTTTGTGCAAGTCCAAGCGTGGTGGTTTCAAGGATACCTTTGCGGATGATTTACTTGCTCCTGTTTTGAAGGTGGGTTCGTTCGTTCGTTTGTTCTTAATTATGAAACTGattcatttttcattaaaattgaATGGTTTCAAGTTTCAACTCCTCTTTTTGAATGCGATTGCTTGGTGCACTGCAGGCATTGATAGAGAAAACTAAATTGAACCCAAGTGAAGTTGGGGATATTGTTGTGGGAACAGTGTTAGCACCAGGATCTCAAAGAGCAAGCGAATGCAGGATGGCTGCATTCTATGCCGGCTTTCCTGGTCTATATTTTTTCCcttgaaattttttgttttaactcGATTTGTCCtattattagtttaatgaTTATATGTTTGGATCTTGTGTTCTATTTTAGAAACTGTGCCTATTAGGACAGTTAACAGGCAATGTTCGTCTGGGCTTCAGGCAGTTGCTGATGTAGCTGCTGCTATCAAAGCAGGATTTTATGACATTGGTAAGAGGATATTGATGCCTTACCATTTTTGGTgcatttttatcaatttttggTTCTTACCGTTTTTGGTACTTTCGGCTCAGGTATTGGAGCTGGTGTGGAATCCATGACGATTAATCCAATGTCTTGGGATGGAGATGTCAATCCAAAGGTATACTCTCCCATgctctttcttttgttctcATTGTTAAAAAGATGGTTTTTGGATGGGACCCTTAAGTTTTTGTTAAATATGACAGGTAAAGGCATTTGAGCAAGCCCAGAATTGCCTTCTGCCCATGGGTGTTACTTCAGAAAATGTTGCACATCGTTTTGGAGTGACTAGACAGGAGCAGGATCAGGCTGCAGTAAGTTTAATGAATCTGAATGTCTGATAATGCAGTGTATTGTTGACTGAACTCTTGTGCATTGGTTAAATTTATGTTGCTAGGTGGACTCTCATAGGAAGGCTGCTGCCGCCACTGCTGCTGGAAAATTCAAGGATGAAATCGTTCCTGTTGCTACCAAGGTATGTTCTATTCATTGTTCTCTTAGAAAAAGTAAGCAACTTATCTCGGTTTGGCTGCCTACATAAGGAGAGTcagaattaatttatattgccatattatataaatttcatgTTTGAAGATTGTTGACCCAAAGACTCGTGAGGAGAAACCTATCACAGTTTCTGTTGATGATGGTATTCGCCCCAACACATCAGTGTCAGATCTTGGTAAACTGAAGCCTGTATTTAAAAAAGATGGGACCACCACTGCTGGTAAGTAATGAAAGCATATGTTCTTGTCTTCTTTATTATGTTGGACAGTTCATCAATAGCCATGCATGGTGTGACTCTTATTGTGCAGGGAATTCTAGCCAAGTAAGTGATGGAGCTGGGGCTGTGTTGCTCATGAAGAGATGTGTTGCAATGCATAAAGGGCTACCCATCCTTGGAGTATTCAGGTATGCAGCTTCTACAAATTTAATTGTCATAGTAATGAGTATCCACCTTAAGGTGCTGCAAGGAGAATCACTGGAGCAGCACGTGCTGCATGCTTAAGAACAGTTTTTGTATATGTagtaaatcaaaataaaaagtttatgaGCTCCTACTGATCTTATCATGGCGATATTATTGTCACCCAGTGGCAATAATTACTAAGGGTCAAGGACTTCCCTTGCATCTTTGCTTCGCAGGCTCATTCTACCATCTTTATATGCAGGAGTTGTCCCCTTATGAACATACATCATATCTATATTTTGCTGGATATGCTGTTATTTAGCTATGtattgtattatattatattgtcATCATCTGATTGAAAGCAAGAACACTTGGAAATTTTTTACTTCTGTTTGTATTTTCCTCAAAGAAGCTTTCTTTGGATCATGCAGGAGTTTTGCTGCTGTCGGTGTAGATCCTGCCATCATGGGCATTGGCCCAGCTGTTGCAATTCCTGCTGCAGTGAAGGCTGCTGGTCTAGAACTTAACGACATTGATCTTTTCGAGATAAATGAGGTAAAAAAGgacaaatttttaataatggtGTATCTAGAATCAGAATTTATGAATTCTTTCTATCTGATCTTGCGCTATTCTTGCTATTGCATGTACAGGCCTTTGCTTCCCAGTTTGTTTATTGCCGAAAGAAATTGGAGCTAGATCCAGAGAGGATTAATGTCAATGGGGGTGCAATGGCCATTGGACACCCTCTGGGAGCAACAGGtatttatacttaattttaaagtttatatgAACTACAttctaatttgaaaatatttatttttgttcacTTTATTATGTGACTTGGATATGTCTATTCTGTTACAGGTGCCCGATGCGTAGCTACTCTACTGCATGAGATGAAGCGTCGTGGTAGAGACTGTCGTTTTGGAGTGGTGTCAATGTGCATAGGTACCTTTCTCCCTCATTCTGTGCATGCAAAGTC from Ricinus communis isolate WT05 ecotype wild-type chromosome 9, ASM1957865v1, whole genome shotgun sequence harbors:
- the LOC8265629 gene encoding 3-ketoacyl-CoA thiolase 2, peroxisomal, translated to MDKAINRQKILLDHLRPSSSSSLHNYDSSLSASACSAGDSAAYQRTSVYGDDAVIVAAHRTALCKSKRGGFKDTFADDLLAPVLKALIEKTKLNPSEVGDIVVGTVLAPGSQRASECRMAAFYAGFPETVPIRTVNRQCSSGLQAVADVAAAIKAGFYDIGIGAGVESMTINPMSWDGDVNPKVKAFEQAQNCLLPMGVTSENVAHRFGVTRQEQDQAAVDSHRKAAAATAAGKFKDEIVPVATKIVDPKTREEKPITVSVDDGIRPNTSVSDLGKLKPVFKKDGTTTAGNSSQVSDGAGAVLLMKRCVAMHKGLPILGVFRSFAAVGVDPAIMGIGPAVAIPAAVKAAGLELNDIDLFEINEAFASQFVYCRKKLELDPERINVNGGAMAIGHPLGATGARCVATLLHEMKRRGRDCRFGVVSMCIGTGMGAAAVFERGDACDDLCNARKVETSNLLSKDAM